DNA sequence from the candidate division WOR-3 bacterium genome:
TGACGACTGCCCGGGCGGATATTCCTTCCATCGCGCCTTCGGGTCCCATTCGTTCGCTCGTCGTGGCTTTTACGGCTACGGATGATGAGTCGCAGCCGACGGTTCTGGATATGTTTTCTATCATTTCGGGCACGTGCGGACTGAGTTTGGGTTTTTCCGCCACTACGACGGAATCTATGTTTACTATATGAGGATTTCCGGCTATCACTAGAGCTTTTTTGAGAAGATGCGCGCTCGAAGCGCCCAGAAAAGATTTGTTGTCATCGGGAAAGTAAAATCCGATGTCTCTCATGCCGCAGGCTCCAAGCACAGCGTCGGTTATGGCGTGATACAGAGCGTCTGCGTCGGAATGGCCCAAAAGACCCAGCTCAAAAGGGATCTTTACCCCTCCGAGTATGAGATCCCTGTTTTCTGAGTATCTGTGAAAATCCAAACCGAATCCGACCCTCGCCGATGAGGCGAGAAGTTTTTGAGCCGTGTCAAAGTCTTCTCTCGTGGTTATTTTAAAGTTGCATGAGTCTCCGGGAACTGTCAGCACCTTTGTTCCGTTTTTTTCAGCGTACGAGGAGTCGTCTGTCAGAATTTCAGTGCAGGAAGCCAGCGCATTTTCTATGATTTTTTTTGGGAAAAACTGAGGCGTCTGAATCCTGCGGAGTTTTGATCTGTCCACAGTCTTTTCAACAAACCCGTTTTTGACCTCTTTTATTGTGTCAAAAACATCTGTGACGGGAATGACTGAAAAACCTTTGCGGCATTCCGTCCAGAGTTTTTCAATAAGTTGTCTTTTAAGCAGTGGTCTGGCAGCGTCATGTATGGCGACAAATTCGCAGGACGTTTTTTTTATTCCGTTGAGAACGGAAAGATGCCTTTCACTTCCGCCTTCGATGAAAACAAGTTTGTGCCTGTATGTGCTTTCGGGACGGAATAAAGACTGGGAGTTTTTGATACCTTTAGGTTTTACGATAACAATCTCGTCACAGCCGTCTGATGCGTCAAAAGCTTTGGCGCTCCATTCCCACATTCTGAGGCCGAAAAGAGGCATGGATTGTTTCAAAACAGGGGCGGAGAATCTCTTGCCTGATCCGCCCGCGACAATTACAGCACTAAATCCCACAACAGCTTTCTTTTAGACAGCTTGTCCCTTTTCAGAAAAAGGATAGTCCCTTCGGAAGATTTTACAAAACTTGATACTCTGCATGTAATCTCTTTATCAGGGATGTGTTCTTCGTCTTTAACCTGGTAGATGGTGCCGTCCGGAAGGCGGCCTTTAAGACCGGATTCGTCTTTTTCGAAGGGTTTTACAGAAATAAATTTTC
Encoded proteins:
- a CDS encoding 2-C-methyl-D-erythritol 2,4-cyclodiphosphate synthase — translated: MGFSAVIVAGGSGKRFSAPVLKQSMPLFGLRMWEWSAKAFDASDGCDEIVIVKPKGIKNSQSLFRPESTYRHKLVFIEGGSERHLSVLNGIKKTSCEFVAIHDAARPLLKRQLIEKLWTECRKGFSVIPVTDVFDTIKEVKNGFVEKTVDRSKLRRIQTPQFFPKKIIENALASCTEILTDDSSYAEKNGTKVLTVPGDSCNFKITTREDFDTAQKLLASSARVGFGLDFHRYSENRDLILGGVKIPFELGLLGHSDADALYHAITDAVLGACGMRDIGFYFPDDNKSFLGASSAHLLKKALVIAGNPHIVNIDSVVVAEKPKLSPHVPEMIENISRTVGCDSSSVAVKATTSERMGPEGAMEGISARAVVSLLKF